GACCTGTAGCCAATCAGCTTTATAAAAGTATTATAACATATATGCAGTCTGATAATTTTAATCCAACAGAAAAAATTGCAATGGATATTATTTCTGAATTATTTGAAAAGAAAGAGCGAGCAGTATGGAATTCTTACGTAAAAGAAAACCCATAATCTCACTTTAAAAAACCCCTGCTATGCTAGAAGTTTGAAACTTCGCATTATATCATAACACAAAAGCTGTACCTAGTTTTACTTAAATACAGCTTGTTCTATTTTTTATTGAAATTCATTTATTGCTTCGAAGTCACAGACTTCTAAGAAAAGGTACTCTTTTATACTTATCTTACTTTTTTAAGTGGATGTTGATGTGTATTGAATACAGAGTATACAATTACTGCTTCCTTGGTCTTTTCGTAAATAATAACGTAAGGAAAACGTTTCAAAGGTAATTCCCAGAACACTGGTTTACGTTTTATGGAAAAATTGGCATTACCGTTCTTGAGAGTTTCAAAGTAACCTTCCAAATAGCCATAAAATTCTTCACCTAAACCTATTTGCTTGGATTGGCACCAGTCTATTGCATCATAAATTTCATCGCGAGCCTTTGGTTCAATAATCAATTTAGAATGCCGATAGGCTCATATCCAAAAATACCGTATCAACGATATAATGGTTGACCGCACGTTCTATTTCCTAATCAACTTCATTGCTGTTTTTGGTGAGCGTTATTT
This genomic window from Mariniflexile sp. TRM1-10 contains:
- a CDS encoding type II toxin-antitoxin system RelE/ParE family toxin — its product is MIIEPKARDEIYDAIDWCQSKQIGLGEEFYGYLEGYFETLKNGNANFSIKRKPVFWELPLKRFPYVIIYEKTKEAVIVYSVFNTHQHPLKKVR